Sequence from the Rutidosis leptorrhynchoides isolate AG116_Rl617_1_P2 chromosome 3, CSIRO_AGI_Rlap_v1, whole genome shotgun sequence genome:
TGGTGTCCTATAGGTACTGATTTTATTGGCATTTAATTCCTTTAATCCGTTATTTTTTCATGTTTCTTATTACATTGATAATGGGGATCTTGAAAGACTACCACTAATTCCATTTAAACCTAATTCATTTAATTTGTCAATTTTTAATGTTTGTTCGTTAATTCGATGTCCGTTAACTTTTctgtttttttatttcgtattaacCAAAGGAAAGAGATATGCTTGTAAGTACCTTTAGCTTGAATTATTAGGTTAATTCAAGATTGAATACACTTCTCTTTAAAAAGCATGAGTTGGCAAATACTTCATTTTTTATAGCTTTGCATATATACTTACTACACAACCATATCGGTATTGGAATTTTTGTACACAACTGTTAAGTGTTCGTCATGGTACTAACAGTAGTTATATAAATGTTATGTTGTTTTTGACATTGTTTATGGCTCCACTACTTGAACGTATTTGATCCTTTGGCTACAATAATTATTGATAGCATTAACTGTGTTGCTGTAattggtgagtttcatatgataatCTGGTGGTATGGATTTGCTTTGATCATCAATTGGCCTTTCTTAATTCATATATTTGTAAGCTCTCGTATATGATATATGATCAATATATAATTATACAACGATAATTATTATATTGTGTATTTCAAAGCATTGTTAGGTTTTGTTTTAGCTACAATTTGTTATGAGTAACAACATTCTACTAAAACTGCAACTAATTAATGTAATTGATACCATTATGCAGTGTTGATCTTTGTAGGAAGCAAAATCAGGTCTGCTTTTATCTTGCCCCTTTGTTAGTGCTTTAAAGTCCAATTGATATTAGGCTAATGTGTCAAAGTGTATACTTAACTAATGTTTCAACTTTTTAAATAATGTAATATATGTATGTAATGTAATATGTGTATATGATTTGTATGATTCAATTGGTGAAAGTGAGTAGATCTACAATTACAGCTCATTGTATAGTGAGTCTCCAACTCTCCATCATTAAATATGTAATATGTATCACTTGGTGTTGTGTGTATTATGACTCTAGGTATGCTAATGGCGTGGTGACATTTCTCAATGGGAAGTTTCAGAAGCAGAGGTTTATAAGGTATGCATTGCATATAGTCTTAATTTATTGTAGCTAAGGACTAATGTATGCATTGTACAGTGAGTCTAAAATGGGAAGTTTCAGAAGCACGACATAGAACAATTTGGTCTGCACAAGATAGGCACCCTACATTTTCTTTATTTGCTACTTTAAACCATGTTGTTGACCTTCATTTATTCTATTAAGCTCACACGAGGTCATTGAACTGAAGAATTAAACAATGTTATATTCGATAGATAAAGATTGAGAACATAACTTATCTATGAATAGCGATTGGCGCACATTAACTACTAACCATGTTTTAGATACGTCCCACTGCATTAACTATGTTATATGTTTTAGGTACGCAATGTTGAGTTGAAAGAAGTTTGTAAAACTTATATAGTTAAGTTCCAGACTTCATGTTTATCTATATATCTATGTGAGAATCAGCTGTTTTTGGTATTTGAAGATTGAGTTGTCTTTATCTGGAACTTCTGAATAGATTAATGTGTTTAATATGATTTCTCAAGTCATAAAAGTCATTTTGCTAACAGGGAAGGGCATTGACATTTAAATATATGGAATTACAGAAAACACATGACCTTAAGTGTGCCTGTAAAGAGATATTATGACTAACTTATTACACCTGAACATTTTTCTTGTCATTTTTACATCTTAATTATAGAAATCCTATATATCATTGTTCTAATATAGACTTCGGTTTTGGTTAATTTTAGGATTCATAGTTCAATTAGATATAATTCTGTTTTTTTATAGTTGAAAGTTACTGTAAATACTTTCAattcaaatatatataataatattgtaTCATTGAATTTGTTTGGTTATAACTTTCGTTGTGTGATTTGAATCTTGATAGAAATATTTGATTTTGATCTGGAATATGCCTATTAATTTAGGTCGACATTAAAAAGACTGGATAAAAGGTCTAGAAAGATTTACAACAAGACCAGTTAACAGGTTATTCTTAATGCGCACGAATTACTCTATTAACCGGACTAATTAAACATATTAAGACCGGTTTAAAACCGGCCTACAAATCTTTCGTCAAGTAGACATGTTACATCTAGACGTGTTCAAAAACACGTCTAGATAAGCTTTTCAACACGTCAACATATCTTTTTCTGTAGTAGTGAATGTATGGGTAGGGCTATGTTTATTCTTCATTATAATTAATACGGGTACTTAATTTACTTGTGCTTTTGCATTATACTGATCACAAGATGGTGAAGTTAAGAACAAATTATTGGATTTTATAACTGCAAAGTGGGCATGGATATACAAGTGGATTAGCCATCTTTTGATCATATGTATAACCAGATGGATGATTTCAAGGGTAAGTTTCAGATTCATGTGTGTGTTGATCATCCACATTTCCAGAGTAGGTAACTAATTATTTGGTTATTGAATAAATTTTAATAAACAAAATTCACCGTATCATATAAAAAATTCTTGATTCATTATATAGCCGTATCAGGGTTTACCAAATTATAtcttttgaactactaatttttagaATTGCATTTCAAGGTTTGGACTCGATTCTTCATTTAATTGGGTTAAAAGGCTACACTTATATAAAGGATTGACGGTGATTAATGTTCTACTATAGAAAAAACGAACCAACGGCGTTGAACGGATATGAAATTGTTGTTATCATCTCATTTAAAAAACTGTAATTTTCAAAATTCTATAACGTTTGAATTTTATTTCAAGGCATCACATATTCATCGATTTTTATGATAGTTAACCACGCTATTTTCTATGGAGATTACTATTTTGTATAACATTGAGTGATTTGTGATATGTTGGACCTCTAGAATGGGGTTGTTTAATTCTTAATGTAAAGGGCAACCTCGTCGAGACTCAAAAGATGGTAATAGAAAATGGGTTTGTCACGAAGAGCAGGTGATGGGTCATAGTGGGTTAATTGCAGTTTATTAAAGTGTTAATCTGAAGTCTATTTAATAAGAAGCTATCAAGAAGGCTGCATCATTAAAATTACTATATGGGCATCTTTTGATAAGTTTTATGTGCCCATTTAATCCACCAAAGATAAATCATTACCAAGAACAACTCAGTTGTAACTAATTAAATTCATAGGACACTCCATTACATGGTAATATGAGAATTTAGAAAACATGTTGAACTAAGATTGTGGTTGTTCAATGTGATTGAATTATGTCCTATAGTACTATCACATGACTAGATAAACGTGAAGTTTTAATAATAttgtggtttagggtttaggttagggtttagggtttagattctagggtgtagggttttgggtttagatttagggtttagattatagggtgtagggttttgggtttagatttagggtttagattttagggattagggtttagggttggggtttagagtttttaaggtttaggtttaggtttggggtttagatttagggtgtagggtttagaggttagggttagggttttggggtttaggttagggtttagggtttagggtttagattttagagtttaggtttagggttttgggtttagatttagggtttaaggtttaggttagggtttagattctagggtgtagggttttgggtttagatttagggtataGATTCtaaggtttatattttagggcttaaggtttggggttagggtttagagtttttaggggtttaggttagggtttagatttagggtgtaagatttagagttttgggtttagatttagggtttaggttagggtttaggttttagat
This genomic interval carries:
- the LOC139895968 gene encoding uncharacterized protein isoform X3 gives rise to the protein MFIVRWLLLQTNWLKVLRLSLKSFCKHRCFCKSSWCPIVLIFVGSKIRYANGVVTFLNGKFQKQRFIRSTLKRLDKRSRKIYNKTS
- the LOC139895968 gene encoding uncharacterized protein isoform X4, which gives rise to MFIVRWLLLQTNWLKVLRLSLKSFCKHRCFCKSSWCPIVLIFVGSKIRYANGVVTFLNGKFQKQRFISESKMGSFRSTT
- the LOC139895968 gene encoding uncharacterized protein isoform X1, which codes for MFIVRWLLLQTNWLKVLRLSLKSFCKHRCFCKSSWCPIVLIFVGSKIRYANGVVTFLNGKFQKQRFIRDGEVKNKLLDFITAKWAWIYKWISHLLIICITRWMISRVSFRFMCVLIIHISRVWTRFFI
- the LOC139895968 gene encoding uncharacterized protein isoform X2, producing the protein MFIVRWLLLQTNWLKVLRLSLKSFCKHRCFCKSSWCPIVLIFVGSKIRYANGVVTFLNGKFQKQRFIRDGEVKNKLLDFITAKWAWIYKWISHLLIICITRWMISRVWTRFFI